The proteins below are encoded in one region of Aquisphaera giovannonii:
- a CDS encoding M20/M25/M40 family metallo-hydrolase yields the protein MTLHRKKSLWLALASTLAPAYGLLAQEPPRPQPAPGPKPAARPAVASEKKDDEGKDAEKKAAEPEKKAAEVSTDPIERIKDEGLNRSQVMATLSYLTDVIGPRLTASPGLKRANEWTCQTLAKWGMSNAHLEAWGPFGKGWTLKRFSAQVIEPQCIPLIAFPKAWSPGTDGPLKAPVVYFNAKSEAEFAKFKGKIKGAIVLTGAPREISSGFEPEASRRTDSQLLELANSDGQRPSRAGAPGGPNANRGPGGPNAPGGPRRGDQAAGPGGPGGPQARPSSRFGPEMIAQMQLAAKKGKFLADEGAAVLVDCSSQGDGGTLFVAQASIPGVSSFALPGQPRPAKRASVWDKDAPRIPVQLTMAKEHYNRLVRMIEQGESPTMVVDLSVQFHDEDLMAYNTIAEIPGTDKKDEVVMLGAHIDSWHSATGTTDNGAGCAATMEAMRILKALDLKPRRTIRIGLWSGEEQGLFGSRAYVAQHFGKNYDAMAAMMGTPQPSESAEKDEEKAKSPAGSSDPKGEFDRFSAYYNLDNGTGKIRGVYMEGNEAVRPIFRKFLAPFREMGATTLTLSNTGGTDHQSFDGIGLPGFQFIQDEIHYSTRTHHSNQDVYDQASADDLKQAAVILAAFAYETANLDEKLPRKPARPAPARRTPTASAAGAPGGPAAP from the coding sequence ATGACGCTGCATCGCAAGAAGAGCCTCTGGCTCGCGCTGGCCTCGACGCTGGCGCCGGCGTACGGGCTGCTCGCCCAGGAGCCGCCCCGGCCCCAGCCCGCCCCGGGGCCGAAGCCGGCCGCGAGGCCCGCGGTGGCCTCGGAGAAGAAGGACGACGAGGGGAAGGATGCCGAGAAGAAGGCCGCGGAGCCGGAGAAGAAGGCCGCGGAGGTGAGCACCGACCCGATCGAGCGGATCAAGGACGAGGGGCTCAATCGCTCGCAGGTCATGGCCACGCTGAGCTACCTGACCGACGTGATCGGGCCGCGGCTCACGGCCTCGCCCGGCCTGAAGCGGGCGAACGAGTGGACCTGCCAGACGCTGGCGAAGTGGGGGATGTCCAACGCCCACCTGGAGGCCTGGGGGCCCTTCGGCAAGGGCTGGACGCTCAAGCGGTTCTCCGCGCAGGTCATCGAGCCCCAGTGCATCCCGCTGATCGCCTTCCCGAAGGCGTGGTCGCCGGGCACCGACGGGCCGCTCAAGGCGCCGGTGGTCTACTTCAACGCGAAGTCCGAGGCGGAATTCGCCAAGTTCAAGGGCAAGATCAAGGGGGCCATCGTCCTGACCGGCGCCCCGCGCGAGATCTCCAGCGGATTCGAGCCGGAGGCCAGCCGCAGGACCGACTCGCAGCTGCTCGAGCTCGCGAACTCCGACGGCCAGCGGCCGTCCCGCGCGGGCGCGCCGGGCGGGCCCAACGCCAATCGCGGCCCCGGCGGGCCCAACGCGCCCGGCGGCCCTCGCCGCGGCGACCAGGCGGCGGGCCCGGGCGGCCCCGGCGGGCCCCAGGCGCGGCCGTCGTCGCGGTTCGGGCCCGAGATGATCGCCCAGATGCAGCTCGCCGCCAAGAAGGGCAAGTTCCTGGCCGACGAGGGCGCGGCGGTCCTCGTCGATTGCAGCAGCCAGGGCGACGGCGGCACCCTCTTCGTCGCCCAGGCGAGCATCCCGGGCGTCTCCAGCTTCGCCCTGCCCGGCCAGCCCCGCCCGGCGAAGCGGGCCTCGGTCTGGGACAAGGACGCCCCCAGGATCCCGGTCCAGCTCACGATGGCCAAGGAGCACTACAACCGCCTCGTCCGGATGATCGAGCAGGGCGAGTCGCCGACGATGGTCGTCGACCTCTCGGTCCAGTTCCACGACGAGGACCTGATGGCGTACAACACCATCGCCGAGATCCCCGGCACCGACAAGAAGGATGAGGTCGTCATGCTCGGCGCCCACATCGACTCCTGGCACAGCGCCACCGGCACGACGGACAACGGCGCCGGCTGTGCCGCCACGATGGAGGCGATGCGGATCCTCAAGGCGCTCGACCTGAAGCCCCGGCGGACCATCCGCATCGGCCTCTGGAGCGGCGAGGAGCAGGGCCTCTTCGGCTCGAGGGCGTACGTCGCCCAGCACTTCGGCAAGAACTACGACGCCATGGCCGCGATGATGGGCACGCCCCAGCCGTCCGAGTCCGCGGAGAAGGACGAGGAAAAGGCCAAGTCGCCGGCCGGGTCCTCCGACCCCAAGGGCGAATTCGACCGGTTCTCCGCGTATTACAACCTGGACAACGGCACGGGCAAGATCCGCGGCGTCTACATGGAGGGCAACGAGGCCGTCCGGCCGATCTTCCGCAAGTTCCTGGCGCCGTTCCGCGAGATGGGGGCCACCACGCTGACGCTCTCGAACACCGGCGGCACCGACCACCAGTCGTTCGACGGCATCGGCCTGCCGGGCTTCCAGTTCATCCAGGACGAGATCCACTACAGCACCCGGACGCACCACTCGAACCAGGACGTCTACGACCAGGCCTCGGCCGACGACCTGAAGCAGGCGGCCGTCATCCTCGCCGCCTTCGCGTACGAGACCGCGAACCTCGACGAGAAGCTCCCCCGCAAGCCCGCCCGGCCGGCCCCCGCCCGCCGCACACCGACGGCGTCGGCCGCCGGCGCCCCCGGCGGGCCCGCCGCCCCCTGA
- a CDS encoding IS110 family RNA-guided transposase, with protein MEPATPEVFVGIDVSKARLDVAIGDEPPFAVDNDPAGHAALAGRLAPRRPRRVVMEATGGLEAAAAAALAAAGLPVMVVNPRQARDFAKAMGYLAKTDAIDAKALAHFAAAIKAEPRPLPDEAARGLDALLDRRRQLVGMRTMEENRKATARGRVLRDLEAHLRWLGEHIEEIDRELDERIRSSPAWRERDDLLRGIPGVGPVLSRTLLAGLPELGTISHRRAAALAGLAPLADDSGRRSGPRRIAGGRGQVRAVLYMAALSARRFNPALRALADRLEAAGKRPKVILVAVARKLLVIANAILKAGKPWDPEIAAKLAQNT; from the coding sequence GACCCCGCCGGCCACGCCGCCCTGGCGGGGCGGCTGGCCCCGCGACGGCCCCGCCGGGTGGTCATGGAGGCCACCGGCGGCCTGGAGGCGGCCGCCGCCGCGGCCCTGGCCGCGGCCGGGTTGCCGGTGATGGTCGTCAACCCGCGCCAGGCCCGCGACTTCGCCAAGGCGATGGGGTACCTGGCCAAGACCGACGCCATCGACGCCAAGGCGCTGGCCCACTTCGCCGCCGCCATCAAGGCCGAGCCGCGGCCGCTGCCCGACGAGGCGGCGCGGGGGCTGGACGCCCTGCTGGACCGCCGCCGCCAGCTGGTGGGCATGCGGACGATGGAGGAGAACCGCAAGGCGACCGCCCGGGGGCGGGTGCTGCGGGACCTGGAGGCGCACCTGCGGTGGCTGGGCGAGCACATCGAGGAGATCGACCGCGAGCTGGACGAGCGGATCCGCTCCAGCCCGGCGTGGCGGGAGAGGGACGACCTGCTGCGCGGGATCCCGGGGGTCGGGCCGGTGCTGTCGCGGACGCTGCTGGCGGGCCTGCCGGAGCTGGGGACGATCAGCCACCGCCGGGCCGCGGCGCTGGCGGGGCTGGCGCCGCTGGCCGACGACAGCGGGCGGCGCAGCGGGCCGCGGCGGATCGCCGGGGGGCGGGGGCAGGTGCGCGCGGTGCTGTACATGGCGGCGCTGTCGGCGCGGCGGTTCAACCCGGCGCTGCGGGCCCTGGCTGACCGGCTGGAAGCGGCCGGCAAGAGGCCCAAGGTGATCCTGGTGGCGGTCGCGCGGAAGCTGCTGGTCATCGCCAACGCCATCCTCAAGGCCGGCAAGCCGTGGGACCCGGAGATCGCCGCGAAACTGGCACAAAACACTTGA
- a CDS encoding alpha/beta hydrolase family protein, producing the protein MIEEERRFVATPEKGEVSALLVRPEGATHGLVLGHGASTNMRHANLRAIAERMAEVGIATFRYNFPYMEHGRGRDSQAVCVETVRSAVAAAREAMPGLPMLAGGHSFGGRMTSHAAAESPLDGVVGLVFFAFPLHQPGKPDSKRADHLNAVTVPMLFLSGTRDELADMSLLRPACEALGPRATLHALDTADHGFKVLKRSRATAEDVHAEMARVVRDWAPPAPVTAATSNPAGAPSPRPGARGRRRGG; encoded by the coding sequence ATGATCGAGGAGGAGCGGAGGTTCGTCGCCACGCCGGAAAAGGGCGAGGTTTCGGCGCTGCTGGTCCGCCCGGAGGGCGCCACGCACGGGCTGGTCCTCGGGCACGGCGCCAGCACGAATATGCGCCACGCCAACTTGCGGGCGATCGCGGAGCGGATGGCCGAGGTCGGCATCGCGACGTTCCGGTACAACTTCCCATACATGGAGCACGGCAGGGGGCGGGACTCGCAGGCCGTCTGCGTGGAGACGGTGCGATCGGCCGTCGCGGCGGCCCGCGAGGCGATGCCGGGCCTGCCCATGCTGGCGGGCGGGCACTCGTTCGGCGGCCGGATGACCTCCCACGCCGCCGCGGAGTCGCCCCTGGACGGCGTGGTCGGCCTCGTCTTCTTCGCCTTCCCGCTCCATCAGCCCGGCAAGCCGGACTCGAAGCGGGCGGACCACCTCAACGCCGTCACGGTCCCCATGCTCTTCCTGAGCGGGACCCGGGACGAGCTGGCGGACATGAGCCTCCTGCGGCCCGCCTGCGAGGCCCTCGGGCCCCGGGCGACGCTCCATGCCCTGGACACGGCCGACCACGGGTTCAAGGTGTTGAAACGCTCCCGCGCGACCGCGGAGGACGTCCACGCCGAGATGGCCCGCGTGGTGCGCGACTGGGCGCCGCCGGCGCCCGTCACGGCTGCCACGTCGAATCCGGCAGGGGCGCCCAGTCCACGTCCGGGAGCGCGCGGCCGGCGTCGCGGAGGATGA
- a CDS encoding VOC family protein — protein sequence MSGSVVFRAVGPIGETDTNALPVKEIGPAVGYYTQCLGFTLVSKGRTSAVLERDDVTIGLAVNGADPEQASCWFSVSDVDALRRELEARHVEPGAIDEQSYGGRRHRVFFAKEPYGVCFCFTQPL from the coding sequence ATGTCGGGATCAGTCGTTTTCAGGGCCGTCGGGCCCATCGGCGAGACGGACACCAACGCGCTGCCGGTGAAGGAGATCGGGCCGGCCGTCGGCTATTACACGCAGTGCCTCGGGTTCACGCTCGTCTCGAAGGGCCGGACGTCGGCCGTGCTGGAGCGGGATGACGTGACGATCGGCCTGGCGGTCAACGGGGCCGATCCGGAGCAGGCGAGCTGCTGGTTCTCGGTGAGCGACGTGGACGCCCTCCGCCGGGAGCTGGAGGCGAGGCACGTCGAGCCCGGGGCGATCGACGAGCAGTCCTACGGCGGCAGGCGGCATCGCGTCTTCTTCGCGAAGGAGCCGTACGGCGTCTGCTTCTGCTTCACCCAGCCCCTGTGA
- a CDS encoding glycoside hydrolase family 172 protein gives MVRSFCLGVVCATLVLVYLGRGVTTAAPRPAGDPPASAADARGLEQGLPSLPFLSHARTRSVCAENPTGGKGQGGRAVPNRAEVDPPASGRAADELGQGWKVRPFLRVNKGQAATLMDVDGPGMIQHIWMAGPMKWSRAHVLRFYWDGEETPSIEVPAADFFAVGHGKFAPVNSLAVVTNPQDALNCYWPMPFRRHAKVTFTNDSPTDDVTLLAYQITYAETPIDAAAGYLHAQFRRARTDRDNPYVILDGVRGQGRYVGTFLAWVQREKGWFGEGEIKFFMDGDRDFPTICGTGTEDYFCGSYGFSRPYTGPYTGTTLPASESAEPPSFWSLYRWHIMDPINFEQDLRVTIQALGWKQGQPLYKKLSDDVASVAFWYQAEPHAPFPKLPPLADRTATVLPAPAE, from the coding sequence ATGGTCCGATCCTTCTGCCTCGGAGTTGTCTGCGCGACGCTCGTCCTCGTCTACCTCGGCCGGGGCGTGACCACCGCCGCGCCCCGGCCGGCGGGGGATCCGCCCGCCTCTGCGGCGGACGCCCGCGGGCTGGAGCAGGGCCTGCCGTCGCTGCCGTTCCTCTCGCACGCGAGGACCCGGTCGGTCTGCGCGGAGAACCCGACCGGCGGCAAGGGGCAGGGGGGGAGGGCCGTCCCGAACAGGGCCGAGGTGGACCCGCCCGCCTCCGGCCGCGCGGCGGACGAGCTCGGCCAGGGGTGGAAGGTCCGGCCCTTCCTCCGCGTCAATAAGGGGCAGGCCGCCACGCTGATGGACGTGGACGGGCCGGGGATGATCCAGCATATCTGGATGGCCGGGCCCATGAAATGGAGCCGCGCCCACGTCCTGCGGTTCTACTGGGACGGCGAGGAGACGCCCTCGATCGAGGTCCCCGCCGCCGACTTCTTCGCGGTCGGCCACGGCAAGTTCGCGCCGGTGAATTCCCTGGCCGTCGTGACGAACCCGCAGGACGCCCTGAACTGCTACTGGCCGATGCCCTTCCGCAGGCACGCGAAGGTCACATTCACGAACGACTCGCCGACCGACGACGTCACCCTCCTGGCCTACCAGATCACCTACGCGGAGACGCCGATCGACGCGGCCGCCGGCTACCTCCACGCCCAGTTCCGCCGGGCCCGGACCGACCGCGACAACCCGTACGTGATCCTCGACGGCGTCCGCGGCCAGGGCCGCTACGTCGGCACCTTCCTCGCGTGGGTCCAGCGCGAGAAGGGCTGGTTCGGCGAGGGCGAGATCAAGTTCTTCATGGACGGCGACAGGGACTTCCCGACGATCTGCGGCACCGGGACCGAGGACTATTTCTGCGGCAGCTACGGCTTCTCCAGGCCGTACACCGGACCATACACCGGGACCACGCTGCCGGCCAGCGAATCGGCCGAGCCCCCGAGCTTCTGGAGCCTCTACCGCTGGCACATCATGGACCCGATCAACTTCGAGCAGGACCTCCGCGTCACGATCCAGGCCCTGGGCTGGAAGCAGGGCCAGCCCCTCTACAAGAAGCTCTCCGACGACGTCGCCTCGGTCGCCTTCTGGTACCAGGCCGAGCCCCACGCCCCGTTCCCGAAACTGCCGCCGCTCGCCGATCGGACGGCGACCGTCCTGCCGGCGCCGGCGGAATGA